In Methanobrevibacter sp. V74, the genomic window AATCGAAAGAGATAATAAATGCATTATTAAACCATCAAAAGACTCTGTTAAAAAGGCTAAAGCCAAAATTAAAGATATCTTCGAATATGCTAAGGGACAGAATGTGGAATATCTCATTGATAAGTTTAAACCCAGTGCTTGATGGCATTGCAGAATTTTGGAAACCTATGGCTTCTTCTAAAGCATTTTCAAATCTTGACAATTATATTTGGAAGAAAAATTGGAAATTCCTAAATCATCTTCATCCTAATAAAAGTTCTGGTTGGATAGTTAATAAATATTTCCCCAGACCTGAGAAAGATGATGAACATCAAGATAAATGGATTTTAACTGACTCAAATACAGGTAAACAGTTGAATAAAATGTCATGGACTAATATTGAAAGGCATACAATGATTAAACATAACTATTCGCCTTTGGACAAAAGCAAATATGATTACTTTTACAAAAAAAGACTATCGACTGCAAATATTTTCAGATAAAGGTCTATTTGAGCCGTATGTATCGAAAGATACACGTACGGTTCTCGAGAGGGTGCGGATGAGTAATCATCCAATCCTATCTAACTAAATATTTTGATGAGTGTTGCCCGTATACTAACTCTCTTGAATCATTGCTAGAATACCCTTCGCTCCTCGAGTAACCCTCGAAACGGGCAGCCTATCCAATACTGGGTTTCTTCTAATCATCGACAGTAAAAACTTTCCTCATAAAAGGACCGAAGGCATTGGCCAAAAATGATATGACAATTAATATTATGTTAAAAATAATATTTAACTATTTCTTAGCATCATCTAATTTAATGAATATGAAAATAAATTCCAAATAAAATTTCAGAATCTAAACTAAATAATAAATATAAAAAAGTTAATACACACTTAAATGAGTATTGTATAAATTTGGCGCAGTTATTATAATATAATGAGTTTGCAGCGAAATGAAATTCCCATAGAAAACCATAATACACAA contains:
- a CDS encoding group II intron maturase-specific domain-containing protein, with the translated sequence MISLNPVLDGIAEFWKPMASSKAFSNLDNYIWKKNWKFLNHLHPNKSSGWIVNKYFPRPEKDDEHQDKWILTDSNTGKQLNKMSWTNIERHTMIKHNYSPLDKSKYDYFYKKRLSTANIFR